From a single Marinobacter sp. THAF197a genomic region:
- the waaF gene encoding lipopolysaccharide heptosyltransferase II, translating into MKYLVVGPSWVGDMVMAQALFMSLKQQDPQAEIDVLAPGWSLPIIARMPEVNTGIAAPWKSGELALKAQWRLARMLKGYDKAIVLPRSFKSSLIPFFAGIPERVGFSGEGRSILLTDARRRHPTRDGSTITDKTVWRYMGLGASKADYETYQFDVPQPALTINKTNLNDVMCKLGLDPERPAIAICPGAEFGPAKQWPLESHRALAEKLVQQGFQVWVMGGPKDVEPGDQIANGQEGVFNLCGKTRLEDTVDLFSHCRKVVSHDSGLMHVAAASGADVVAIYGSTSPDFTPPLTDKATIVRHPVECSPCFERTCRFGHYNCLTGISVQRVLEACQ; encoded by the coding sequence ATGAAATACCTGGTGGTAGGGCCGTCCTGGGTGGGTGACATGGTCATGGCCCAGGCACTGTTCATGTCCCTCAAACAACAGGACCCGCAAGCAGAAATCGACGTGCTGGCTCCCGGGTGGTCGCTCCCGATCATCGCCCGTATGCCTGAGGTCAACACAGGCATTGCGGCACCCTGGAAAAGTGGTGAGCTGGCCCTGAAGGCTCAGTGGCGACTGGCCAGAATGCTAAAAGGGTATGATAAAGCCATTGTCCTGCCGCGTTCGTTCAAGTCCTCTTTGATCCCTTTCTTTGCAGGCATTCCCGAGAGGGTTGGTTTCAGTGGGGAAGGACGCTCGATTCTGTTGACCGATGCCCGGCGCAGACACCCGACTCGAGACGGCTCTACCATCACCGATAAAACCGTGTGGCGTTACATGGGGCTTGGGGCCAGCAAGGCGGATTACGAAACCTATCAGTTTGATGTGCCACAACCGGCACTGACGATTAACAAGACAAACCTGAACGACGTGATGTGCAAGCTGGGCCTGGACCCGGAACGCCCCGCCATTGCCATCTGCCCTGGTGCGGAGTTCGGCCCAGCAAAGCAGTGGCCTCTTGAAAGCCACCGGGCGCTAGCCGAAAAACTGGTGCAGCAGGGTTTTCAAGTCTGGGTTATGGGCGGTCCGAAAGATGTGGAGCCGGGTGACCAGATTGCCAATGGTCAGGAAGGCGTATTCAATCTTTGTGGCAAAACCCGCCTTGAAGATACCGTGGACCTGTTCAGTCATTGCCGCAAAGTGGTCAGTCACGATTCCGGCTTGATGCACGTGGCCGCCGCTTCTGGCGCTGATGTGGTTGCCATCTACGGTTCCACCAGCCCGGATTTCACACCTCCGCTGACGGATAAGGCGACGATTGTCCGGCATCCGGTGGAGTGTAGTCCCTGCTTTGAGCGGACCTGCCGTTTTGGTCATTACAATTGCTTGACCGGTATTTCCGTGCAGCGGGTTCTGGAGGCTTGCCAGTGA
- a CDS encoding glycosyltransferase family 4 protein — translation MHICHVNLAGGFSGGERQTVNLIRELAKRGIQQTLVAKPGSRLWAELESIQSLGRRETAHFLLGHGKGDWDLVHCHDGKSVYWAWIESRLRRTPYVVTRRVDNPIGTGRLTSAAYGGASTVACLSSAIESVVQQRLGCVDTVIIPSSFSGFPAAPDAVEAIRQQYPAKRLVGQVGRLLKHKGYHITIEAARLLGNLRPDVQFIFLGEGPDEQWLKSLAQGLPNVSFLGHKDNVGDWLAALDVFVFPSLSEGLGSTILEAMQHHVPVVGAKAGGIPDLISDKANGLLVSPGDPEALASAIQFILDNPEQAAAFADAAQAGLTAFSPASVAERYLGLYSATLQS, via the coding sequence ATGCACATTTGCCACGTAAATCTGGCCGGAGGTTTTTCCGGTGGTGAGCGACAGACCGTAAACCTGATTCGGGAGCTGGCGAAGCGCGGCATTCAGCAAACGCTGGTGGCCAAGCCGGGGAGTCGTCTATGGGCAGAGCTGGAAAGCATCCAATCGCTCGGTAGGCGAGAGACTGCACATTTTCTGCTGGGCCACGGCAAGGGGGATTGGGACCTCGTTCATTGCCACGACGGTAAATCAGTCTACTGGGCCTGGATTGAGTCCCGCCTGCGTAGAACGCCTTACGTCGTCACACGGCGAGTCGATAATCCCATCGGAACCGGGCGCCTGACGTCTGCGGCCTACGGCGGAGCCTCGACCGTCGCCTGCCTCAGTTCCGCCATTGAATCTGTTGTACAACAGCGACTGGGCTGTGTGGACACTGTCATCATTCCGTCGAGTTTCTCAGGCTTTCCCGCCGCACCAGACGCCGTCGAAGCTATCCGGCAACAGTATCCTGCCAAACGCCTGGTTGGCCAGGTGGGGCGCCTCCTGAAGCACAAGGGTTATCACATCACGATTGAGGCAGCGCGTTTGCTGGGCAACCTCAGGCCAGACGTGCAGTTCATTTTCCTGGGAGAAGGGCCAGATGAACAGTGGCTCAAGTCCCTGGCACAGGGTTTGCCCAACGTCAGTTTTCTGGGGCATAAAGATAACGTCGGGGATTGGTTGGCAGCTCTGGATGTCTTCGTGTTCCCCTCACTCTCCGAGGGGCTTGGCTCAACGATTCTTGAGGCCATGCAACATCATGTGCCGGTGGTTGGGGCCAAAGCCGGAGGCATTCCTGATCTGATCTCCGATAAAGCGAATGGTCTTCTGGTATCTCCGGGTGACCCGGAGGCTTTGGCTTCGGCGATTCAGTTTATCCTCGATAACCCAGAGCAGGCCGCCGCTTTCGCAGACGCTGCCCAGGCTGGATTAACAGCGTTTAGCCCTGCATCGGTAGCGGAGCGTTACCTGGGACTCTACTCCGCAACCTTGCAATCCTAA
- a CDS encoding glycosyltransferase family 2 protein, giving the protein MKLSAVLITKNAGPEFANCLESLAFADEIVVLDSGSTDDTLAVAEQFGARIFQSDDWPGFGPQRQRAQSHALGEWLFWIDTDEVVTPELASSIQRAIEQAPAKKVFQVKRLSWFFGRFIRHSGWYPDKVVRLYRREEFGYDDALVHEKVHCPGASVETLDGDLLHYTATNFPDYMAKSVRYAEDWAEGRARRGKKASLFSACTHSLGAFVRKYLVQRGFLDGRHGFLLAVTTAIYVFNKYAALWIKTRR; this is encoded by the coding sequence GTGAAACTCAGCGCGGTACTGATCACTAAGAACGCAGGGCCTGAGTTTGCCAACTGCTTGGAGAGTTTGGCTTTTGCCGATGAGATTGTAGTGCTGGACTCCGGCTCTACAGACGATACGCTGGCCGTCGCCGAGCAATTCGGGGCGCGCATTTTCCAATCGGACGACTGGCCAGGCTTCGGTCCGCAGCGTCAGAGGGCCCAAAGCCACGCGCTGGGCGAGTGGTTGTTCTGGATCGATACCGACGAAGTGGTCACCCCTGAGCTGGCCTCATCCATTCAGCGCGCCATCGAACAGGCTCCGGCGAAGAAGGTGTTTCAGGTAAAGCGGTTGTCGTGGTTTTTTGGCCGTTTCATCCGGCACTCTGGCTGGTATCCCGATAAAGTAGTGCGGTTGTACCGCCGTGAAGAATTCGGTTATGACGATGCTCTGGTGCATGAAAAGGTACACTGCCCAGGCGCCAGCGTGGAGACATTGGACGGGGATTTACTGCACTATACCGCGACCAATTTCCCGGATTACATGGCGAAATCCGTCCGTTATGCAGAGGATTGGGCCGAGGGGCGGGCCCGCCGTGGCAAGAAAGCATCACTGTTCTCTGCCTGTACCCACAGCCTGGGAGCGTTTGTCCGGAAGTATCTCGTCCAGAGAGGGTTTCTGGACGGCCGGCATGGGTTTTTGCTGGCCGTCACCACCGCCATTTATGTGTTCAACAAATACGCAGCGCTCTGGATTAAAACTCGCCGTTGA
- a CDS encoding D-sedoheptulose-7-phosphate isomerase codes for MSQQSSYLATLERHRKTFAVMEEHQESVEQLLELTRQSLKRGGKIIFLGNGGSAADSQHLAAEFMVRYKKERGPLASIALTTDTSILTAHPNDYEFETVFERQVLGLGKPEDLVIGLTTSGQSENINRALKAANDMGAATVALTGRDGGKVKDIAKLSIIINSDETARIQEAHMFIGHWLCEAMDEVMLSGGFD; via the coding sequence ATGTCCCAGCAAAGCAGTTACCTCGCCACCCTGGAACGGCACCGCAAAACCTTTGCCGTGATGGAAGAGCATCAGGAATCCGTCGAGCAACTGTTGGAACTGACTCGCCAAAGCCTGAAACGGGGCGGCAAGATCATCTTCCTGGGCAACGGTGGCAGTGCCGCAGATTCGCAGCATTTGGCGGCCGAGTTCATGGTCCGCTATAAAAAGGAGCGCGGCCCCCTGGCCTCCATCGCCCTGACCACAGACACCTCCATTCTGACGGCACACCCGAACGACTACGAATTCGAGACCGTATTCGAGCGGCAAGTTCTGGGGCTGGGCAAGCCGGAAGACCTGGTGATCGGCCTGACCACCTCCGGCCAGAGCGAGAACATCAACCGTGCCCTGAAAGCCGCCAACGACATGGGTGCGGCCACCGTGGCACTGACCGGCCGGGACGGCGGCAAAGTCAAAGACATCGCCAAGCTGTCCATCATCATCAACAGTGACGAAACCGCCCGCATCCAGGAGGCCCATATGTTCATCGGCCACTGGCTGTGTGAAGCGATGGATGAGGTGATGCTGTCCGGAGGCTTTGACTGA
- a CDS encoding glycosyltransferase family 4 protein, which translates to MKLLVISSYVDTWNSVRPEAEMLIGLAKLGVEVELMTQPDAEYRSRFEENGIKVHGFHPRKKIEPEAIRRIRHLLIEGKFDAVYCFNNKAIANTNLAAIGLPVKVMTYRGQTGNISRWDPSGYLTHLSPRVDRIICVSKATRDDLQKHVWGNKDKVCTVYKGHDLDWYQDTQVDLKQFGVPDGAFVVGSVANIRPRKGLPILLKATHLLPSDSNIHLLLVGRGMDNPEVQALIQASPMADRIHLTGFRKDAPAIIASCQVSVLASTKREGLPKTVIEAMAYGVAPIVSDTGGSAELIEDGVSGVRVTPGSAEEIAAGIQKLHESPELCANMGELAQKRIASHFHVQQSSEALLKVLNETVNGEF; encoded by the coding sequence GTGAAGCTACTTGTAATCAGCTCCTATGTAGATACTTGGAACTCTGTTCGGCCAGAAGCGGAAATGCTGATCGGGCTGGCAAAATTGGGTGTCGAAGTTGAGCTGATGACACAACCGGATGCGGAGTACCGTTCCCGTTTTGAAGAAAACGGCATCAAGGTACACGGTTTCCATCCCCGAAAGAAAATAGAGCCTGAAGCCATTCGTCGAATTCGTCACCTCCTGATCGAAGGCAAGTTTGACGCAGTGTACTGCTTTAACAACAAAGCCATCGCTAACACCAACCTTGCGGCAATCGGCCTGCCAGTCAAAGTTATGACCTATCGAGGCCAAACCGGCAATATCAGCCGCTGGGACCCAAGTGGCTACCTGACCCACTTAAGCCCACGGGTGGATCGAATTATCTGCGTTTCCAAAGCAACCCGCGATGACCTACAAAAGCACGTCTGGGGCAACAAAGACAAAGTTTGTACGGTCTATAAAGGCCACGATCTCGACTGGTACCAGGATACTCAGGTAGACCTCAAACAATTCGGCGTACCGGATGGCGCCTTTGTGGTTGGGTCGGTGGCAAATATCCGCCCCAGAAAAGGACTGCCAATTCTGCTGAAAGCCACACACCTTTTACCCTCGGACAGCAACATCCACCTATTGCTCGTGGGCCGGGGAATGGACAATCCAGAGGTTCAGGCTCTAATCCAGGCCAGCCCGATGGCCGACAGAATTCACCTGACTGGATTCAGAAAAGACGCGCCGGCCATCATTGCGTCCTGCCAGGTATCCGTGCTGGCTTCAACCAAACGAGAGGGGCTTCCAAAAACGGTGATTGAAGCGATGGCCTACGGCGTTGCTCCAATCGTCAGCGATACCGGAGGAAGTGCGGAGCTCATTGAAGATGGCGTATCCGGTGTACGCGTAACGCCCGGTAGCGCTGAAGAAATTGCGGCAGGTATCCAAAAGCTGCATGAATCCCCTGAGCTATGCGCAAATATGGGCGAACTTGCCCAAAAACGGATCGCGTCGCACTTTCATGTACAGCAGTCGTCTGAAGCCCTGTTGAAGGTACTGAACGAAACCGTCAACGGCGAGTTTTAA
- the rfaD gene encoding ADP-glyceromanno-heptose 6-epimerase, translating to MIVVTGGAGFIGANIIHALNLRGETDILVVDDLTDGTRFRNLAELDVTDYMDKGEFLERVKANDLPMGIRAVFHEGACSDTTEWDGKFMMENNYTYSKVLLHWCLDRKVPFLYASSAAVYGASDEFREERECERPLNVYGYSKWQFDQYVRKILPSARSQIVGFRYFNVYGPREQHKGKMASVAYHLHEQIKAGQNPKLFEGWDGYSDGGQQRDFVYVEDVCKVNLWFYDNPEQSGIFNLGTGRAQSFLDVAQAVIRYHGKGSVEFIPFPDELKGRYQSFTQADITALRDVGYTAEFADVASGVESYLAWLDR from the coding sequence ATGATTGTCGTCACTGGCGGTGCCGGTTTCATTGGAGCCAACATTATTCACGCCCTTAACCTGCGTGGCGAAACCGATATTCTGGTGGTGGACGATCTGACCGACGGCACCCGTTTTCGGAATCTGGCGGAGCTGGATGTTACCGATTACATGGACAAGGGTGAGTTTCTGGAGCGGGTGAAAGCCAACGATTTGCCCATGGGTATCCGTGCTGTATTCCATGAAGGCGCCTGCTCAGACACCACCGAGTGGGACGGCAAGTTCATGATGGAGAACAACTACACCTACTCCAAGGTGTTGTTGCACTGGTGCCTTGATCGCAAGGTGCCGTTCCTCTATGCATCCAGCGCGGCGGTCTATGGTGCCAGTGACGAATTCCGCGAAGAGCGCGAGTGCGAACGACCGCTTAACGTTTACGGTTATTCCAAGTGGCAGTTTGACCAGTATGTGCGAAAGATCCTGCCCTCCGCCCGCAGCCAGATTGTTGGTTTTCGATACTTCAACGTGTATGGCCCGAGGGAGCAGCACAAAGGCAAGATGGCTTCCGTTGCCTATCACCTGCACGAGCAGATCAAGGCCGGCCAGAACCCCAAGCTGTTCGAGGGGTGGGATGGCTACTCTGATGGTGGTCAGCAGCGGGATTTCGTGTACGTGGAGGATGTCTGCAAGGTTAACCTCTGGTTCTACGACAACCCCGAACAGTCCGGCATTTTCAACCTGGGTACAGGGCGCGCCCAGTCGTTTCTGGATGTGGCTCAGGCTGTTATCCGCTACCACGGCAAGGGCAGTGTTGAGTTCATTCCCTTCCCGGATGAGCTGAAAGGGCGCTATCAGAGCTTTACCCAGGCCGATATTACCGCTTTGCGTGATGTTGGCTACACTGCTGAGTTTGCTGATGTGGCCAGTGGTGTAGAGAGCTATCTGGCCTGGCTGGACCGATGA